A window of Microcystis aeruginosa FD4 contains these coding sequences:
- a CDS encoding RelA/SpoT family protein: MNAITAIQPEPLTVLPRATEPKKALVLPDWLKECLITHENDPQNPDIDLISRAFNFAHKLHAGQYRKSGEPYIAHPIAVAGLLRDLGGDGAMIAAGFLHDVVEDTEVTPEEIEDRFGVEVRNLVEAVTKLSKFNFSSKTERQAENFRRMFLAMAQDIRVIVVKLADRLHNMQTLEHLNPQQQQRIALETREIFAPLANRLGIGRFKWELEDLCFKYLEPDAYRQVQLLVSEKRIDREARIETVTNTLREKLQEIGIKVLDLQGRPKHLYGIYHKMHNQGKEFEQIYDIAAVRIIVETKEECYRCLAVVHDQFTPIPNRFKDYIGLPKANRYQSLHTTVVGLNARPLEVQIRTLEMHHVAEYGIAAHWKYKETGSSQTTLTAADEKFSWLRNLLDWQKDLKDGQEYMDGLKNNFFEEDIYVFTPKGDVVALAQGATPVDFAYHIHSEVGNQMKGARINGKWSVLDAPLQNGDLVEILTSKHSHPSLDWLNFVVTPSARNRIRQWYKKSRREENISRGRDLLEKELGKTGFDALLKSERMQSVAKQCNYVAVDDLLAALGYGEVTLKNVVNRLQETVKNQQEILTVKNPPDVLTDSQLILPSSPVQRALPASKSPIAGVEGLLYRLAGCCCPLPGENITGIVAHAGEGIVIHRQGCSNVEKAEAERLIPVSWNPIDDQGRYPTYPVNIQIEVIDRVGVLKDILSRLSDQNINVRNAGVKTNFGKPALISLKIEVKDLQQFERCVSQIKLISDILNVRRISQVKSDRE, encoded by the coding sequence ATGAACGCCATCACTGCCATCCAACCAGAACCCCTGACCGTCCTTCCCCGGGCCACGGAACCGAAAAAAGCGTTAGTTTTACCCGATTGGCTGAAAGAATGCCTAATTACCCACGAAAACGACCCCCAGAATCCCGATATCGATTTAATCTCTAGGGCCTTTAATTTCGCCCACAAACTCCACGCGGGCCAGTATCGCAAATCCGGGGAACCCTATATCGCCCATCCTATAGCTGTAGCGGGATTACTGCGAGATCTGGGGGGTGATGGGGCAATGATCGCAGCGGGATTCCTTCACGATGTGGTGGAAGATACGGAAGTCACCCCCGAAGAAATCGAGGATAGATTCGGTGTCGAGGTGCGTAATTTGGTGGAAGCGGTGACAAAACTCTCCAAATTCAACTTTTCTAGCAAAACTGAACGGCAAGCGGAGAATTTTCGCCGAATGTTCCTGGCGATGGCTCAAGATATCCGCGTCATCGTGGTCAAATTAGCTGATCGCCTGCACAATATGCAAACCCTCGAACACCTCAACCCGCAACAGCAGCAACGCATCGCCCTCGAAACTAGAGAAATCTTTGCTCCTCTGGCTAACCGTTTAGGGATTGGGCGATTTAAATGGGAATTAGAGGATTTATGCTTTAAATACCTCGAACCCGATGCTTATCGTCAAGTCCAGTTATTGGTATCGGAAAAACGCATCGATCGAGAGGCCCGCATCGAAACCGTTACTAACACATTGCGGGAAAAATTGCAAGAAATTGGCATAAAAGTTCTTGATTTACAAGGTCGCCCCAAACATCTCTACGGCATCTATCATAAAATGCACAATCAGGGCAAAGAATTCGAGCAGATTTATGATATCGCCGCCGTCCGCATTATCGTCGAAACCAAAGAGGAATGTTATCGTTGTTTAGCCGTAGTTCACGACCAATTTACCCCGATTCCCAACCGTTTTAAAGACTATATCGGTTTACCAAAAGCTAACCGTTATCAATCCCTCCACACCACCGTTGTTGGTTTAAATGCCCGTCCCCTAGAAGTGCAGATTCGCACCCTAGAAATGCACCATGTTGCTGAATACGGGATTGCAGCCCATTGGAAGTATAAAGAAACTGGTTCTAGTCAAACAACTTTAACCGCTGCGGATGAAAAATTCTCTTGGCTGCGTAATCTTCTTGACTGGCAAAAAGACCTGAAAGATGGCCAAGAATACATGGATGGTCTGAAAAATAATTTCTTTGAAGAAGATATCTATGTTTTCACCCCCAAAGGTGATGTGGTGGCCCTGGCCCAAGGTGCGACACCAGTAGATTTTGCCTATCATATTCATAGCGAAGTAGGTAATCAGATGAAAGGGGCAAGAATTAATGGTAAATGGTCAGTTCTTGATGCTCCCTTGCAAAATGGTGATCTGGTGGAAATTCTCACCAGCAAGCATAGTCACCCTAGTTTAGATTGGTTAAATTTTGTCGTTACTCCTAGTGCCAGAAATCGCATCCGACAATGGTACAAAAAATCGCGACGAGAAGAAAATATTAGCCGAGGTCGTGATTTATTAGAGAAAGAATTGGGTAAAACTGGCTTCGATGCTCTGCTGAAATCGGAACGAATGCAATCGGTGGCTAAACAGTGCAATTATGTGGCAGTAGATGATTTATTGGCGGCTTTGGGTTACGGCGAAGTTACCCTAAAAAATGTGGTTAATCGTCTGCAAGAAACAGTTAAAAATCAACAGGAAATTTTAACGGTCAAAAATCCGCCCGATGTCCTGACTGATTCCCAATTGATTCTACCATCTTCTCCCGTTCAAAGGGCTTTACCTGCTAGTAAATCACCCATCGCCGGTGTGGAGGGATTACTCTATCGTTTAGCCGGTTGTTGTTGTCCTTTACCCGGGGAAAATATTACTGGTATAGTTGCCCATGCGGGGGAAGGCATTGTTATTCACCGTCAGGGCTGCTCGAATGTGGAAAAAGCCGAAGCTGAACGCCTAATCCCTGTTAGTTGGAACCCTATAGATGACCAGGGACGTTATCCAACTTATCCGGTAAATATTCAGATTGAAGTGATTGATCGCGTCGGGGTTTTAAAAGATATTCTCTCTCGTTTAAGTGACCAAAATATTAACGTTCGCAATGCCGGAGTTAAGACTAATTTCGGTAAACCCGCTTTGATTTCCCTGAAAATTGAAGTAAAAGACCTGCAACAATTTGAACGCTGTGTTAGTCAAATTAAGCTGATCAGCGATATTTTAAACGTTCGTCGCATCAGTCAGGTAAAAAGCGATCGAGAGTAG
- a CDS encoding glycosyltransferase family 39 protein, with product MKRSLDGRQELIIVTIMWILGILVDRFWFSLDHTIPAWDQADYLNGGIIYTQAFQNPRWFDGDWWRGLWLMSPKIPPLTYLLTIPFFNLFGISLNAGMWVMAIYSALLLFSVYGLGIILFNGTVALWAVLICQFLPGLYYYRLEYLLDFPLAAIVTFSYFCLTWWRFSGQGWLKAIALGISFGLGMLVKQTALFFLFLPILWVLGENLWRKRWGNLAQLMLSFLTAALLMFPWYRTNWLLMLTAGKRATVDSAILEGDPPLTSPDAWTFYAQVLPYFLSWVLLLVPLVGLLISLRHRKTEDKVNRPVWIWLGVFLLGGYLLSSLNINKDARYILPLLPTLSLILSVGLLSWRGRFAPSIRWGTITIAAILTSLNLFPLGGDIITNVFSPELQHHPYLKTGWQHEEVVKEILADSPYLRSTLGVLPSTPELNQHTFSFYGGKHNSQVAGRQVGVREEDIEKDVNSLDWFLTKTGEQGSVPDVQKKIVNRVATGLDFQVEKTWQLPDDSTLSLHSKISPSVTVKPLENGSKQVELREIAIAEKASPNQPIPVVYKWAGDWQQLKSGIVILTWQEVDGKDYWMHDHGIAMGGLMAEKLTPEEQQKGFEVTEKTAMQSAATPGVYRLSAVYLNRETGETYPIKTNAEITIDPQVANLATPQLDLVTQLRLKSANIGQGLTGIEPIFELTNRINQYDLIQDYVLQADKVFSYRLQQQNPPDKLSLAYGLAISKVLQQDVAGAIKATEEMIKIDPYNPYHYAYQGFIYLYDWQPQAAQKVLDKARQLNPDSEEIKTLNAVAALMGGNLVKAWQLWQSN from the coding sequence TTGAAGCGATCGCTAGATGGGAGACAGGAATTAATTATTGTCACTATTATGTGGATATTGGGGATATTAGTCGATAGATTCTGGTTTAGTCTCGATCATACTATTCCAGCTTGGGATCAGGCCGATTATCTCAACGGTGGGATTATCTATACCCAAGCTTTCCAAAATCCGCGCTGGTTTGATGGGGATTGGTGGCGCGGTTTATGGCTAATGTCTCCGAAAATTCCCCCTTTAACCTATCTTTTAACGATTCCCTTCTTTAATCTCTTTGGTATTAGCCTTAACGCGGGTATGTGGGTAATGGCCATCTATAGCGCCCTACTGCTCTTTTCTGTGTACGGATTGGGAATTATCCTCTTTAATGGAACTGTAGCACTCTGGGCGGTCTTAATCTGTCAATTTCTCCCCGGTTTATACTATTATCGCCTTGAATATCTCTTAGATTTTCCCTTAGCGGCAATTGTAACGTTTTCTTACTTCTGCTTGACATGGTGGCGATTTAGTGGGCAGGGCTGGCTAAAAGCGATCGCTTTGGGGATTTCTTTCGGTTTAGGGATGTTAGTCAAACAAACCGCCCTATTTTTCCTCTTTTTGCCGATTTTGTGGGTATTGGGCGAAAATCTCTGGCGAAAACGTTGGGGTAATCTAGCGCAATTAATGCTGAGTTTTTTGACGGCAGCATTGTTAATGTTTCCCTGGTATCGGACGAATTGGTTATTAATGTTAACTGCGGGCAAACGTGCCACGGTAGATTCGGCGATTTTGGAGGGAGATCCCCCTCTTACCAGTCCAGACGCATGGACATTTTACGCCCAAGTTTTACCCTATTTTCTTTCTTGGGTGTTGTTATTAGTTCCCCTGGTGGGATTATTAATCTCCTTACGCCATAGAAAAACCGAAGATAAGGTTAATCGTCCTGTGTGGATTTGGTTAGGAGTTTTTCTGCTGGGGGGATACCTATTATCATCCCTCAATATCAATAAAGATGCTCGTTATATTTTGCCGCTTTTACCGACTTTATCCTTAATTTTATCCGTTGGTTTATTATCTTGGCGCGGTCGTTTTGCCCCCAGTATCCGTTGGGGAACGATAACTATTGCCGCTATCCTCACCAGCTTAAATTTATTCCCCTTGGGGGGAGATATAATTACTAACGTTTTCAGTCCCGAATTACAACACCATCCCTATTTAAAAACTGGTTGGCAGCACGAAGAAGTAGTTAAAGAGATTCTAGCCGATTCTCCCTATCTTCGCAGTACCCTAGGGGTTTTACCTTCCACCCCCGAATTAAATCAACATACCTTCTCTTTCTACGGTGGTAAACATAATTCCCAGGTTGCTGGGAGACAGGTGGGAGTTAGGGAAGAAGATATAGAAAAGGATGTCAATTCTTTAGATTGGTTTTTAACTAAAACTGGTGAACAGGGTTCCGTCCCCGATGTCCAGAAAAAAATTGTTAATCGAGTCGCCACTGGGCTAGATTTCCAAGTAGAGAAAACTTGGCAGCTACCGGATGATAGCACCCTGTCCCTACACAGTAAAATCTCCCCCTCCGTCACGGTTAAACCCCTTGAAAATGGGTCAAAACAGGTGGAATTAAGAGAGATTGCCATTGCTGAAAAAGCCTCTCCTAATCAACCCATTCCCGTGGTTTACAAATGGGCAGGAGACTGGCAACAATTAAAGTCAGGGATAGTAATTTTAACTTGGCAAGAAGTGGACGGTAAGGATTATTGGATGCACGATCACGGTATTGCTATGGGGGGATTAATGGCAGAAAAATTAACTCCAGAAGAGCAACAAAAGGGTTTTGAAGTTACTGAAAAAACCGCCATGCAGTCGGCAGCAACCCCCGGAGTTTATCGCTTATCTGCTGTCTATCTCAATCGGGAAACTGGCGAAACCTATCCGATTAAAACTAATGCTGAAATTACCATCGATCCTCAAGTTGCCAATTTAGCAACGCCCCAATTAGATTTAGTGACCCAATTGCGCTTAAAGTCTGCTAATATTGGGCAAGGATTAACGGGTATTGAACCAATTTTTGAGTTAACTAATCGTATCAATCAATACGATTTGATTCAGGATTATGTGCTGCAAGCAGACAAGGTCTTTTCCTATCGTTTACAGCAACAAAATCCCCCCGATAAATTATCTTTAGCCTACGGATTAGCAATTTCTAAGGTACTACAACAGGATGTGGCAGGGGCCATAAAAGCCACGGAGGAAATGATTAAAATTGACCCCTATAATCCCTATCATTATGCTTATCAAGGTTTTATTTATCTCTACGATTGGCAACCGCAAGCAGCCCAAAAAGTCTTAGATAAAGCTAGACAATTAAATCCCGATAGTGAGGAAATTAAGACTTTAAATGCAGTGGCTGCCTTGATGGGGGGAAATCTCGTTAAAGCTTGGCAATTATGGCAGTCAAATTAA
- a CDS encoding putative quinol monooxygenase gives MFKLDTCCTLVPYFEVPEGKIAAFKELGPKFVERTRTEDGCIHYAFSFSGNIVHCREGYVDASAVLAHLQNVGELLDEVLKIAKIIRLEVHAPAAEIEKLREPLASLNPQFFILDEGIRRTSEA, from the coding sequence ATGTTCAAACTCGATACTTGCTGTACCCTCGTACCCTACTTTGAAGTACCAGAAGGAAAAATTGCTGCGTTTAAGGAACTAGGACCCAAGTTCGTTGAGAGAACCCGCACCGAAGATGGCTGTATCCATTATGCTTTTTCCTTTAGCGGCAATATTGTTCATTGCCGCGAGGGTTACGTCGATGCCTCCGCAGTTCTTGCTCACCTGCAAAACGTTGGGGAACTGTTAGACGAAGTTCTCAAAATCGCCAAGATTATTCGCCTAGAAGTTCACGCTCCCGCTGCCGAAATTGAAAAGCTGCGAGAGCCGTTGGCTTCTCTTAACCCTCAGTTCTTCATTCTCGACGAAGGTATTCGCCGCACCAGCGAAGCTTAA
- a CDS encoding MraY family glycosyltransferase, producing the protein MLLSLLSVISFLISFLVVALIKQRFSQQLLDIPNERSSHSQPTPRGGGLGFVVAFALTSGLSFFLLPPSLPLIPLWLSLTPLIIIGLLDDRRGIPSSIRYLVQLSSASIAVTFFGAFPQSWLLDLGFGGKILAVILTIIGLTAIINFYNFMDGLDGFVAGCTAVQLGFLALYFQQPILWLLVAALGGFLLWNWSPAKIFMGDVGSTSLGAIVAMVLLNNQGNQSQAWSALTITLPLIGDAIYTLICRLLKKENIFQAHRSHLYQRLQKSGLSHPQVAIIYMGITLLIALSINYLGILGAWLSLPLIIALIVLGEIYLNRKVSEHNLSVIRKE; encoded by the coding sequence ATGTTATTATCCCTACTGTCAGTCATCAGTTTTCTGATTAGTTTTCTGGTGGTTGCCCTGATTAAACAACGTTTTAGTCAACAATTGTTAGATATTCCCAATGAGCGTAGCAGCCATAGTCAACCCACACCTAGGGGGGGTGGACTCGGTTTTGTCGTCGCTTTTGCTCTGACTAGCGGCCTCAGTTTTTTTCTCCTTCCTCCTTCCCTACCTCTTATTCCCCTGTGGTTGTCCCTGACTCCTTTAATTATTATCGGCCTTCTCGATGATCGTCGCGGTATTCCCTCTAGTATTCGCTATTTAGTGCAGTTATCCTCCGCTAGTATTGCGGTCACTTTTTTCGGTGCTTTTCCCCAATCTTGGCTATTAGATTTAGGTTTTGGCGGCAAAATTTTAGCTGTTATTCTCACAATTATCGGCCTGACTGCGATCATTAACTTTTATAATTTTATGGATGGTCTCGATGGCTTTGTGGCTGGCTGTACGGCGGTACAATTAGGATTTCTCGCTCTCTATTTTCAGCAACCAATTTTATGGCTTTTAGTGGCAGCTTTAGGCGGTTTTCTCCTCTGGAATTGGTCGCCAGCGAAAATTTTTATGGGCGATGTGGGTAGCACCAGTCTAGGGGCAATTGTCGCTATGGTTTTACTTAATAACCAGGGCAATCAAAGTCAAGCTTGGTCAGCTTTAACTATCACTTTACCTCTGATTGGTGATGCTATTTATACCCTGATTTGTCGATTATTAAAAAAGGAAAATATCTTCCAAGCTCACCGCAGTCACCTTTATCAAAGATTACAAAAATCTGGCTTGTCTCATCCACAAGTAGCAATTATTTATATGGGGATAACTCTCCTGATTGCTCTTAGTATTAACTACTTAGGAATCCTAGGAGCATGGCTGAGTTTACCTCTGATTATAGCATTAATTGTTCTCGGAGAAATTTATCTGAACAGGAAAGTTAGCGAGCATAATTTATCAGTGATAAGAAAAGAATAA
- the leuC gene encoding 3-isopropylmalate dehydratase large subunit encodes MSARTLFDKVWDAHTVKILPSGQTQLFIGLHLVHEVTSPQAFSMLRERGLKVLFPRRTIATVDHIVPTENQARPFLDDLAEEMIRAIETNVQTNHIPFYGIGSGNQGIVHVIAPEQGLTQPGMTIACGDSHTSTHGAFGAIAFGIGTSQVRDVLATQTLSLSKLKVRRVEVNGDLNPGVYAKDVILHIIRQLGVKGGVGYAYEYAGSTIERMSMEERMTICNMAIEGGARCGYINPDQITYDYLKGRDFAPKDWESAVNWWESIKSDADAVYDDVVVFDAGEIEPTVTWGITPGQGIGVNEVIPTPDTLPESERAIAEEAYQYMKLTPGTPIKGTKIDVCFVGSCTNGRISDLREAAKFAQGHRVAPNVKAFIVPGSERVKKQAEAEGLDQIFLASGFEWREAGCSMCLAMNPDKLQGDQISASSSNRNFKGRQGSASGRTLLMSPAMVVAAAIKGEVTDPRELLN; translated from the coding sequence ATGAGCGCAAGAACGTTATTCGATAAAGTCTGGGACGCACACACGGTTAAGATTCTTCCCAGTGGACAGACACAATTATTTATCGGACTGCATCTAGTGCATGAAGTCACCAGTCCGCAAGCTTTTTCGATGCTAAGAGAAAGGGGTTTAAAAGTATTATTTCCCAGACGGACTATTGCCACCGTCGATCACATCGTCCCCACCGAAAATCAGGCGCGTCCTTTCCTTGACGATTTGGCCGAGGAAATGATCCGGGCGATCGAAACTAATGTTCAAACCAATCATATTCCTTTCTACGGCATCGGTTCCGGCAATCAGGGCATAGTTCATGTGATCGCTCCCGAACAGGGCCTAACCCAACCGGGTATGACGATCGCCTGTGGTGATTCCCACACCTCCACCCATGGCGCTTTTGGGGCGATCGCTTTTGGTATCGGCACTTCCCAAGTACGCGATGTTCTTGCTACCCAAACCCTATCCCTATCGAAATTAAAAGTGCGTCGAGTGGAGGTAAACGGCGATTTAAACCCCGGGGTCTATGCTAAAGATGTAATTCTCCATATTATCCGTCAATTAGGCGTTAAAGGCGGTGTGGGTTACGCCTACGAGTACGCTGGTAGTACAATTGAACGGATGTCCATGGAAGAAAGAATGACGATTTGTAACATGGCGATCGAAGGTGGGGCCCGATGTGGTTATATCAACCCCGATCAAATCACCTACGATTACCTCAAAGGTCGTGATTTTGCGCCTAAAGACTGGGAAAGTGCGGTTAATTGGTGGGAAAGCATTAAAAGCGATGCCGATGCGGTTTATGACGATGTGGTGGTCTTTGATGCTGGCGAAATCGAACCCACAGTTACTTGGGGGATCACTCCGGGCCAAGGAATCGGGGTTAACGAAGTCATTCCCACCCCCGATACTTTACCAGAAAGTGAAAGAGCGATCGCAGAGGAAGCCTATCAATACATGAAACTTACCCCCGGCACCCCGATTAAAGGCACAAAAATCGATGTCTGCTTCGTCGGTAGCTGTACTAACGGCCGGATCAGTGATCTGCGCGAAGCGGCCAAATTTGCCCAAGGTCATCGTGTTGCCCCCAATGTGAAAGCTTTTATCGTCCCCGGTTCCGAAAGAGTCAAAAAACAGGCGGAAGCGGAAGGATTAGACCAAATTTTCCTAGCATCGGGCTTTGAATGGCGCGAGGCTGGCTGTTCTATGTGTTTAGCCATGAATCCCGATAAATTGCAGGGAGATCAGATCAGCGCCTCCTCCTCCAATCGTAATTTTAAAGGTCGTCAAGGTTCCGCTTCCGGGCGTACTTTGTTGATGAGTCCGGCGATGGTGGTAGCGGCAGCAATTAAAGGGGAAGTCACCGATCCAAGGGAGTTATTAAATTAA
- a CDS encoding energy transducer TonB encodes MTSSYFGLETEENKLINSNNLSFAASLGIHALLLAIILPNFLNNPVQEPKKELRNVNLIELNPLEQSRLPNLDPSLSSLPELPNPNSSSSSLPPLPPMDGVYNSTLPPLPSVSSLPPLPSLPALPPLSSLPSVNIYSPPVASIPSLGRLPVPRNFPTSTPSLPSPPSVPTLPDNNNLPRETNNNRIPPYFDPYQDNLTLDRLRNSPRSASQQAQEQLNNSLARTSEPNGQSPLDEQRRQQLRWEMQERLRSLEADKSNTSNDEARRNLVDWLARVQKTNPNALNELNQPNQGSGGITTVNLTGNYPAAACSRQLAGTAVYGVTVDGQGRLSSEPQLIKSAGFPIFNQQAAREVRSISLKNPSGESRSYRVQVSFAPNPEVCRGAIANPPPPDGSNLNTRNSPPVTPAIETPLRPNQPPQPAVSPQPDNVKPPATTGPNPPQTQPEPPKEAIIEEKAPETPPQPPALNQPEVSPASPPTSQNPQPLSEEALPPGPPAEAKVEPES; translated from the coding sequence ATGACATCCTCCTATTTTGGTCTAGAAACCGAAGAAAATAAACTAATTAACTCTAATAATCTCTCGTTCGCCGCTTCTCTTGGTATTCATGCCCTGCTTTTGGCGATTATCTTACCTAATTTCCTCAATAATCCAGTGCAGGAGCCAAAAAAGGAGTTACGCAACGTCAATCTGATTGAATTGAACCCTCTAGAGCAGTCACGTCTTCCCAATCTCGACCCCTCCCTGTCCAGCTTACCGGAACTGCCTAACCCCAATTCGTCTTCTTCCTCTTTGCCTCCTCTCCCCCCCATGGATGGTGTCTATAACAGCACCTTACCTCCTTTACCCTCGGTTTCTTCCCTTCCCCCTTTACCTTCCTTACCTGCTTTACCTCCCCTCTCCTCTTTACCCTCCGTCAATATCTATTCTCCTCCCGTGGCATCTATCCCCTCCCTGGGGAGATTACCGGTTCCTCGCAATTTTCCCACTTCTACCCCCAGTTTACCTAGTCCTCCTTCTGTTCCCACCCTGCCGGACAATAATAATCTGCCTAGGGAGACTAATAACAACCGGATACCGCCTTACTTCGACCCCTACCAAGATAATCTAACTTTAGATAGATTGCGAAATTCGCCCCGTAGTGCATCGCAACAGGCGCAGGAACAATTAAACAATTCCTTGGCCCGCACGTCGGAGCCGAATGGTCAATCGCCCCTCGATGAACAGCGTCGTCAACAATTAAGGTGGGAAATGCAGGAACGTTTGCGCTCCCTGGAGGCGGATAAAAGTAATACCAGTAACGATGAGGCCAGGAGAAATCTGGTGGATTGGCTGGCCAGAGTCCAAAAAACTAATCCCAATGCCTTAAATGAACTAAATCAGCCGAATCAGGGCAGCGGAGGCATAACTACCGTCAATTTGACCGGTAATTATCCCGCTGCGGCTTGTTCCCGTCAATTAGCGGGGACGGCGGTTTATGGGGTGACGGTGGATGGTCAAGGCCGCCTCAGCAGTGAACCCCAGTTAATTAAAAGTGCTGGCTTCCCGATTTTCAATCAACAGGCAGCTAGGGAAGTGAGATCAATTAGTTTAAAAAATCCCAGTGGTGAGTCGAGAAGCTATCGTGTGCAAGTCAGTTTTGCCCCTAACCCGGAAGTGTGCCGAGGCGCGATCGCTAATCCCCCGCCACCAGACGGTAGTAACCTCAATACCCGTAACTCTCCCCCCGTAACGCCGGCAATTGAAACCCCGCTTCGTCCTAATCAACCGCCGCAGCCCGCCGTTAGTCCCCAACCGGATAACGTCAAGCCGCCCGCAACCACAGGGCCAAATCCACCGCAAACCCAGCCAGAACCGCCCAAAGAAGCGATAATCGAGGAAAAAGCCCCGGAAACTCCTCCCCAACCCCCCGCTCTCAATCAGCCGGAGGTTTCCCCCGCTAGTCCCCCCACTAGCCAAAATCCTCAACCCCTGAGCGAGGAAGCCTTGCCCCCCGGTCCGCCGGCGGAAGCTAAAGTTGAACCAGAAAGTTAG
- a CDS encoding DUF3110 domain-containing protein, whose product MRVFVLLFNAGTENEGIHTIQMGAINKVLMFESEDDATRYALLLEAQDFPTPTVEKIDSEEVEEFCRGAGYQAEMIEAGMLVIPPESNASELDWQKEEVPPAEEEFSEIPDAELDSIRRRLEGLL is encoded by the coding sequence ATGCGTGTATTTGTACTACTTTTTAACGCGGGTACGGAAAACGAAGGTATCCATACGATTCAAATGGGAGCTATCAATAAGGTGTTGATGTTTGAATCAGAAGATGATGCCACCCGTTATGCGCTGCTGTTAGAGGCACAGGATTTTCCGACTCCCACGGTAGAGAAAATTGATTCGGAGGAAGTGGAGGAATTTTGTCGCGGCGCCGGCTATCAAGCGGAAATGATTGAAGCGGGTATGTTGGTAATTCCCCCCGAAAGCAATGCCTCAGAGTTGGATTGGCAAAAAGAGGAAGTCCCCCCCGCCGAGGAGGAGTTTTCCGAGATTCCCGATGCGGAATTAGACAGCATCCGTCGTCGTCTAGAAGGACTTTTGTAA
- a CDS encoding DUF2996 domain-containing protein → MAEEITTPATPAAAAAKLAQPAAAKKPKEPTVEEKPLAEFIERHFQPALAAALQKLGITDTKLSFKQDKIPVQGLSSSPCWQLTGNWLDGMRQFSIYFLEEDINGKKAFSQAEGGAQPSTLESFMIDERKVSLDLLLFYTLQRLNGQKWLTRN, encoded by the coding sequence ATGGCAGAAGAAATCACCACCCCCGCAACTCCGGCAGCAGCAGCGGCAAAACTGGCTCAACCTGCGGCTGCCAAAAAGCCCAAGGAGCCTACCGTCGAAGAAAAACCCTTGGCGGAATTTATTGAGCGGCATTTTCAGCCCGCACTGGCGGCAGCCTTGCAAAAGCTCGGTATAACTGATACGAAGCTATCCTTTAAACAGGATAAAATTCCTGTGCAGGGCCTTTCTAGCTCTCCCTGTTGGCAGTTAACCGGCAATTGGCTCGATGGAATGCGTCAATTTAGCATTTATTTTCTCGAAGAAGACATCAATGGTAAAAAAGCTTTTTCGCAAGCTGAGGGCGGTGCTCAACCTAGTACCCTTGAGTCATTTATGATCGATGAAAGGAAAGTTAGTCTTGATTTACTGTTGTTTTACACCCTGCAACGGCTTAACGGTCAAAAGTGGTTGACTAGAAACTAA